The following proteins are encoded in a genomic region of Alnus glutinosa chromosome 8, dhAlnGlut1.1, whole genome shotgun sequence:
- the LOC133874812 gene encoding uncharacterized protein LOC133874812 — translation MIDVFVVLMDQRPPHYAYRAPSPPVPPMTTPTVSTALYSAAWPHHPDGPYRPLLPGTVAVPTSDHGQSSTAGPCSSPLSELPTLSQIGFTQPGNAYRWWLREGMGSQGYAPYFPYTYSGPMTCNPDSETQDVGFPLSQTGEMQMPAMGLGQIPAQAAMPGQILGPRQMPASGASQGPGPRQMPASGASQGPGPRRMPASGASQGPRHVESQMPLSGESQMPLSGESQMPLSGESQMPLSGESQMPDVGGSQSTHEEDVAMLGTDQLAPGSPQDMDSDDDQQNPQAGGVGEEVAGDPATQHIRIEQIRLMGYNPDGTIYYEVIDDPARNWVLPRGKKVVLQYNAAIQPVGRACNRFRRAEGKMIRSGSYIHMRDEWAKVNRQIKQAMWDALMEEFYVPVSVDARRAQQEALCDIGRKHRSWKSRFKTKLRIRDGDTPEIIRARMPDNFFGNYDAEDVEFLLRDWCREQKIATSERMKRLREQNDLPHCTGSKSYARFNHEETCTSGTPPTRAASFVKTHTRKDGTHVNERTRVLCERMTQSLSSDPAATQSVSADTVRWAPNDAYEQAVGRPEYAGRVRQVGPNVTPVRGTCFSYRPRSQGGPSQGTSRDWAENTRKMEEMQAELQAERARNDLLEQRLRQVEVFMSSMGASAPCLGTPSPAHVGSTSSVSSASAGNSTTVGTLSPVGRRLTQHSIVATPSPATPFLAQQSPVGDNTPGTVPPHSQGRPSDL, via the exons atgattgatgtatttgtt gtattgatggaccagagaccccctcattatgcgtatcgggcacctagcccacccgtgccccccatgaccacgcccactgtttcgacggcattgtattctgcagcgtggccacaccacccagacgggccttatagaccattgttgccgggtacggtggccgtgcccacgtcagatcacggacagagcagcacagctggaccttgcagctctccattgtcggagctgccgacattatctcagatagggttcacccaaccgggtaacgcatATCGATGGTGGCTGCGAGAAgggatggggtcacagggttatgcgccgtactttccgtatacgtatagtggacctatgacgtgtaaccctgatagtgagacgcaggatgtaggatttccactgtcacagaccggggagatgcagatgccggctatggggttgggacagataccggcacaggcggcgatgcctggccagattttggggccgagacagatgccagcatcgggggcgagtcagggcccgggcccgagacagatgccagcatcgggggcgagtcagggcccggggccgagacggatgccagcatcgggggcgagtcagggcccgaggcatgtagagagccagatgcctttatctggtgagagccagatgccactttccggtgagagtcagatgccactttccggtgagagtcagatgccactttccggtgagagtcagatgccagatgtgggggggagccagagtacccatgaggaggacgttgcgatgttgggtaccgatcagttggcccccggtagtccccaggatatggattcagatgatgatcagcagaatccacaagccggaggggttggggaggaggttgcgggcgacccagcgacccagcacatacggattgagcagattcggttgatgg ggtacaacccagacgggaccatttattatgaggtgattgacgacccagcgagaaactgggtcctcccgaggggtaagaaggttgtattgcagtacaatgctgctatacaacctgtaggacgggcctgcaatcgatttcggcgggctgagggcaagatgatcaggagtgggtcctacatacacatgcgggacgaatgggcgaaggtaaataggcagattaagcaggcaatgtgggacgcgctgatg gaggagttctatgtacctgtatcagtagacgcgcgcagggcacaacaggaggctttatgtgatattggccgtaagcaccgctcgtggaagtcgaggttcaaaaccaaactacgtattagagacggtgacacgcccgagattatccgtgcgagaatgccggacaatttttttggcaactatgacgcagaagatgtagagttcctgctgagagattggtgccgtgagcaaaaaatc gcaacctctgaacggatgaagaggctgcgtgagcagaatgaccttcctcattgtacgggatctaaaagttatgccagatttaatcacgaggag acatgtacatctggcacgccccccactcgcgccgcgtcgttcgtgaagacccacacaaggaaggacggcactcacgtgaacgaacgtacacgggtcctatgc gagaggatgacgcagagtttatccagtgatccagccgccacgcaaagcgtctccgcagacacggtgcgttgggcaccgaacgacgcttacgaacaggcggttgggaggcctgagtatgcagggagggttcggcaggttgggccgaacgtcacacctgttcgggggacatgtttctcatataggcctcggtcacaagggggaccatctcagggcacgtctcgggattgggccgaaaacactcggaagatggaagagatgcaagcggagctacaggctgagcgagcgaggaatgacctgttggagcagcgcctgcgacaggttgaggtcttcatgtcctccatgggagcatcagcaccatgtcttggtacgccttcacctgcacacgtaggtagtacgtcgtctgttagtagtgcatctgcag gtaattcgacaacggttggtacgttgtcgcctgttggacgacggctgacccagcattccattgtcgctacaccttcgcccgctacaccattccttgctcagcaatcgccggttggcgataacacgcctgggacggtacctcctcattcgcagggacgcccttcagatttgtag
- the LOC133875249 gene encoding cold and drought-regulated protein CORA-like, translated as MGYSKTFLFLGLVFAVLLLISSDVSAHHELDEAAQTQENVQTVAVEEAKYGHGHGGHGGHGGHGGHGGHGGHRPPGHGGAGETETNQN; from the exons ATGGGTTACTCCAAGACTTTCCTTTTCCTTGGTCTTGTCTTCGCTGTTCTGCTTCTCATCTCCTCCGATGTCTCAGCTCATCATGAGCTTGATGAGGCCGCTCAAACCC AGGAAAATGTCCAAACTGTCGCTGTGGAGGAGGCCAAGTATGGGCATGGACATGGTGGTCATGGTGGACATGGTGGACATGGTGGTCATGGTGGACATGGTGGTCATCGTCCCCCAGGACACGGTGGTGCTGGTGAAACAGAAACCAACCAAAATTAG
- the LOC133875248 gene encoding cold and drought-regulated protein CORA-like — MGYSKAFLLLGLVFAVVLLIISSDVSARELAEAAQTQENVQSDAVEEAKHGGYEHHHGYEHHHGGHGGHGGGHGGHGGDHVKTDAVEEAKYDHHGGGGHHHGGGGHHHGGGDHHGHPGHGDAGKTETEAETNKN, encoded by the exons ATGGGTTACTCCAAGGCTTTTCTTCTCCTTGGTCTTGTCTTTGCTGTTGTGCTTCTGATCATCTCCTCTGATGTCTCAGCTCGTGAGCTTGCTGAGGCTGCTCAAACCC aggaAAATGTCCAAAGTGACGCTGTGGAGGAGGCCAAGCATGGTGGATATGAACATCATCATGGATATGAACATCATCATGGTGGACATGGAGGACATGGTGGTGGACATGGAGGACATGGTGGTGATCATGTCAAAACTGACGCGGTGGAGGAGGCCAAGTATGATCATCATGGGGGAGGAGGTCATCATCATGGGGGAGGAGGTCATCATCATGGGGGAGGAGATCATCACGGTCATCCAGGACACGGTGACGCTGGCAAGACAGAAACCGAAGCTGAAACCAACAAAAATTAG